A window of Hordeum vulgare subsp. vulgare chromosome 5H, MorexV3_pseudomolecules_assembly, whole genome shotgun sequence genomic DNA:
GTCGATGCACAACAAAAGGGGATTATTTTTTGGACAAGAGTTCACAAAACATTCCATGAAAGAAAGTTCTTTCTGCCCCACCAATTTACGAGCGATCGTAACATCAACTCGATTCAAAAGAGGTGGTTGTTCATCTAACAAGAATGCAACGAATATTGCGCCGCACATGAGAGCGTTGAAGCACATCCCGTGAGTGGTCCTGGCATCGGGGACATGGTATGGCATCTTTTCTTTCCTTTGCTATGTGCGTGCCTTGGCCTCCTCTATGATTAATTGTGTTTGCATGTGCAATTGTTGTTGATCATGTAGGCATTTCAATCTTTGGAAGCATTCAAGGCCCGACACAACGACAAGCCATTCACTCTCACGCATTGTTGGCAAATTATCAACAAATGCCCTAAGTTCAAAGATCAATACCTTGAGATTCAAAGGAAGAGAGGCAAGAAGGCGGACGCcttggccggaggtggagatggtGAGGCGTTGAAGAGGCCGAGGGGCAAGACCAACTCCAAGGTGGACGACAAGCGTGATGCGCCATCGTATGCTTTGCATGAGACTTTGCATGTCATGATGTCTCACAAGGAAGTGATGGACGAGAAGAAGCGACAAGACAAGGAGGAGCAAATGAAGCAATACATGGAGCTGCAAACAAAGAAGCTTGAGATGGAGGAGGCggacaagaagaggaagatcaaCATGAAGGAGGCGGCCAGGCAGAGGCAACTCGACATCGAGGAGGCGGCCAGGCAGAGGCAGCTCGACATCGAGGAGGCGACCAGGCAAAGGCAACTCGGCATCGAGGCCGCCAATGCCGCAACCAAAGCAAAGGAGGTGGCGCTGGCGATCATGAGCGTGGACTTGAGCAAGATGATCGAGAAGACAAGGAGCTGGTTCGAGGCCCGATAGAAAGAGATGTTCGACACCGATGGCATGAACTAGGGCGTCATTCTTTTTTGGAGGCTGGCATGGTGAGTCGGCCGCCGGCTGTGTTACCGACGAAAAACCTATTCCTTTTTGAAGGCCGACTGTGTTGCCGACGAGGACGTGTAGGCTGGTTGTGTTGTCGATGTGATCTAGGGCCGCTTTGCATGAACTATGAGCCGTAGCTATTTGAATGGTTGTGTTTGAAAATGAGGCGGACAGGAGCGTTCCCACATTGGACGCACGACCACTGCATCCCAAAAATGATCCGGATACGACCCATCACCCGCCTCAAATGGACAGAATCCGGCCAAAACGGACATCCGGATGGGGTCGCGCGATGGAGTTGGCATTAGAGATTTGGAAGGGAGATGGGCGGGAGGTGATTGCAAATGCAAATGGAAAGATGTCAGCACGCGGGCTGGCTCCCACTTGTTTTCTCTGTCTCGGTCTTGGTACAGTCCACAGAGTGTGTCGCGTTCACACACACTGGTACAATGCTACTGAACCCCGAACCCTTGGGTCTTGCGTTTGGCAAATCCAACtgaggcaaaattgacaaaaatgaccccttgggcgaaagaactcacgaaGTGAACCCTAACGCAAAATATTTCACTcgtctgacccttttgtgtggcgcccgacacctaggcgccacgctACACTGTGTGATGCCTAAGCCGTCGGCGCCACACGCCCCGATCACCTGGTAGAGAGGGCCCAtcccccaggcagtgtgacgcctaagcctcaggcgtcgcacattgtaatgtgtggcaccgaacgcttaggcgccacacattgacttatacagtcacgggccagcccccctccccaccccctcctcattcccctcccccatccccctctcccagccacgggcccttcttcaaatccttctccaaatcaccaaatctgaaggtttggaccggacatttgttgtccaatctctcccctaaggtaatccccacctatcccctcattctcatccaaataAAAATCTCTTGTGGTCATTTTGTTGCAAATTTGAGGAACCcgtagtttttcatgaaatgtgggatgtatatgatattgttgtatttgtttgtatgttaggataaggggtatgatggggttaggattagagttgtttggatgtttgcattatggttgttttagggttaggctagggttaggttagAGTTAGGATTatggatgtttggttgtgttagggttatgataGGGTTAGGGCTAGTGTTATGAATGTTTGGAAGTTAGGAATAGggtttatttttagtaagtagatattgtagttgtatgattgcttataaaaaatattgtatgttttgttgtttagggaTAGGAAGAACATGTGTCtgtgttcatcacgtggacaaggatacctttttaaaaggcaatattgatccggacccggatgagcttgacatggtgttcgatttgtgtcctagctatgctcaattgttggaacaagtccgaaaaaatttgaattggatggaccctagtgatgtatgGGAGGGGAATGAGGAAGGGGCTGTCCCATGGCTGTATAaatcaatgtgtggcgcctaagcgttcggcgtcacacattacaatgtgcgaCACATGAGGCTTAGACGTCACAGTGCCTGAGGGATGGGCCCTCTCTCCGAGGTGGCTGGGCATGTGGCGCAAACGGCTTAGACGTCACACAGTATAGTGTGGCGGCTAGGTGTCAAAcgtcacacaaaagggtcagacgAATGAAATATTTCATGTTAGGATTCACTTCGAGTTCTTACGCCCGaggtttatttttattaattttgcCGCCACCTGAAGCTGTGGAGAAGTAGTACACGCCACGGCAGGACGTTGGGGCTTCGTACATGGCGGCACGACGAGGCGTGGCCGACCTGACCAAGCACCAGTGTGCCGACTACGTTCCCGAGCCCTGTTTTGGAGTATCTGACCCGGTCTTGCGAGCACCGGACTGATACGAAAACTGTAATTAATCCGGAGAAATGCCGCGACCTGCCAGGCGATCAATGATTTTTATAACTTTCCCTCTGTATCCTGGTCGCAGTATGGAAAATTTTAAATTCCGAATCGATTCCTGACGGTACGCTCGTCTTGATCGCATCGAGCCATGAGTACAATTAGTAGTACTATTCTACACGGTCTTTGGCTCGCGTGCTCGGCGCATCTGGCCCTCTGTAAGCTCGCGAGCCAACCACCGGGTCTCCTGTCCATTCATTCATTCATCTTTTGGCTGCCAAGCTActtttcctctcctcctctcaaagtAGTATACTCCCCATCTTCTCACCCTCCTCGTGAGCTCCGGCGATCTCCAGCCCATATTCACGGCCGTGGTGGCCGTGAATGATGGCATATGCATGCCCATGTGTCGTGGAGGGTGAGAAAAGGGCTGTTCTCGGCACCTCCTTTCATGCGGCCAACTCCAGCGAGCCGTCGTTCATGGACGGCGAGGTGGCCGTTAGGGAGTTCGAGGCGCATGCCCTTGTGGGACTACGGCGGTCCAGGACGTCCCTGGACGAGGGCGTAACAACTCGACACACAACAACATAGATCGGTGGATACAAGCGTTCATGGGATGGGCGCGTTCCAGGCTATGAATCCTCAAGCAGGTACTCACAGTTCATGGTTTAGAGTAAGATCCTTtacaagttttttttttttgggtTCGCGTTCTGCTCTATGTCGATCTGATTCACCTTTGCTCTCCAGACGCAGATCTGAGCCGTACTAAGTCAAACCTCGACTGGAAGTCAGATCGCCAACGCACACGCTGCTTCAGGTAGCTTGAGAAGAAGACGTGCAACTTCAGTGCATAGAGGAGCTGCACGGCTGTTCCTGTTCTCATTTCAGGTTTGATTTTCGATTCCTTGAGTTTCTTCGGATCGTCGTTTCGATTCTTCGTTATTTTGGTTGATTGATGGTGATGATTATGATTCGGGATTAAAGTTAATTCGACCTTCTTTTTTTGCAGATGACCGTGGGCGTTTCCGTAGATTAACACAATCCTACGGGCGCACGAGTTCTCCAAAGCCGAaacaaagcaaaaaagaaaagaaaaaaggaacccCAGAATGCCAGTCTACAAAAGGGCTCCTTCACGGAGTCACTGGGTGGAATTACGTACTGGGCCTCATGAATGTACATGGGCTCGTTTCCTCCAAATGGCCCAACCTCGCATCATCGTGCACGGGACAAATAGGAGGATCCAGTGTTGACAGACTCGAGGTCGAGGGGAACTCGAGGCTGAGACGACGACGGCAGGACGAGAGTCGACTCCACCTctacgcgccgccgcctcctccacgTGCTGGCCCCcctccaggcgccgccgcctccagGAGTAAGGTAGTTCCTCGCCGCCCCTGCTCTCCTCTCCCGTCCACTGCCGGGCTCGCCCCTCCCCTTGCTGGGCTCGTCTACGTGGTCCCTTGAAAACCTAGTTATGCCATGGCACGCATCTGTGGGTTGctgggttcttcccctacctcctccTGCCGCATCTTGTCTCGAATCGTATAGTTCATGGTTCACCTTGCAAAATGAGAATGGAGCACCCCCTCCTCCCTGGAATCTGGAGGAAGCATGATGCGGTTGTTAGATCTGATTGTGTTAGTTTGTTTGATCCGACCTGTTTTGCACTGATCTGTGCTAGTTCAGCTAGTTGTGCAGTTCTGGGCCACTTCAGCTCAACAGACAAAGTATTTTGCAACTGGTTCAATAATACCTCCTTACTGCTTGTTATAATTATTTTTTATTCAAATGTGTGTGCTATTAGATTAGAAATATTGATGCATTTATGCTATGATCACGCCTCTTGGTTATTGGTTAATCATTCATTGTAACCTGGCTGTCGATTTGATATCTGGCATAAGGTTGACCTTGCAGCAGGGTGATGAATGTTCTCTTCGTAATGAAGCCAACATTTCACCTAATGAAGCATATCGTTTTCACCTTTCATCATTTATAATAAAATGTGCCACTCCACATAGTTTTGTTCGAGTGGATCGATTTGAAACCTCCCATAAGGTTGACCTGATGGCAGGGGGATTAATGCTGTCTTTGAAAATGGAGCCTGCTTTTCACATAGTCCTATCGTTTAATAATACGTCTTTGATTGTCACTGTTACCATGCGGTCTCCTTCAATGCAGATGACAGGTTGCAGCTTAAGTCAAGTAGAGAAGGAGATGGAAGGCATCAACTCACAGCCAAAAGGTAATCAGATTGGGTTACTCTTCTGAAAATTAAATGGCTCTTCAATCCAAGTCTGAGCAAGTTGTATTAACTTGATATATGCCATAAGGTTGACCTTGCAGCAGGATGATGAATGTTCTCTTTGTAACGAAGCCTATTGTTTCCTCCTTCAATGTGTAATAACATTTGTTTGATTTTCATTGTTGCAGTGTTGTCTCCTTCAATGGAGATGGCTGTCTATAACTCGAGTAAACTACAAATGGAGGTGAAGGGCGAAAAGCCCAAAGGTAATCAGATCATTTCTTTTCTAGATGTGTTAGGTTAGTCAGTCCAAGTCTGAGCAAGCCGTGTTCTTATGTAGAACACGATATTATCAAAATCTCCCTTGACGAAGAAATGGAAGTTGAATTTCAAGGTTTTACTGGTATAGTCATTGGTTTGCATCTTAGCAGCAAGATGGCAGTGAGCTTCCCACCAAACTCTGATCGTTTCGTGCAGTTTGAGGTATGCTCTTAATGCTGCCCTATGTGCATGCAAATATTCACCTGTGCTAAGTTATCAGTTTTCACTTACGTTGATTTATTTTACAGCTGAGGAAGATATTTGACCTTGAACTCAATTCACACCCCTACATCGACAAAGATCTCTTGAGGACCCTGTGGCATGTAAAGCCTAAGTCCACAGAGGAACCCTTCCGCACTGGACCAGATGACATTCTGAAATGGAATCAGTCTGTATTTGTTTACCCTCCCGCTCCCATGTTAAAAGGTGTCAATTctaactgtttttgtgtgttgttGCTATCTTTTAATACGTGCATCCTCTTTGTCAGAGGATTATTATTGATTCTCGTCGTTCTATTTTCTATAGTTACAGCGGATGCAAATCCAAGTGTCAAAGAGTCTGAAGGTCTTGTCTTCAGTGTCCTTGGTGTACCCTACACATACACAGGGCAATCCCCTTTGCAGGACTTGGTGATAACTGTTCCACTTCCTCGCGTTGATGAGTCCGGCCAGCCAAGGCGTGTGGTTAAAACTTACATTTGGCACAATGTTGGAACGCACGTTGAGAGGGCTGACTCGATAGAATGGCACCTTGGCTCCATTAATGACAGCAATCACAGGTAAACATCACACCTATCCAAACTGTTTCTTCTGAATGTTTTCTTCACTAGCAGCAGTTTGGCATGCCCCTGAGATAGGTGTTTCTTGTGTCGTGTAATTTTCTTGATACCTTTTATGATCAACTTGAGAACTTTTGATGCTCCCCTGTATGGGTGTTGATGTGAGTGTGCTTTTTGTCTATTCCCCTGTAAGGTAGCACTACACTATAAATCTTCCTGAACCACTTGTTTTAAATAGTATATAGATGTCATTAACTGGAGTTATTTATTGATTAATAATTCATATAactaaaattttgttttttattaGCTAAAAAAATGATGGTTAGGGGTGACCTGACTGCCCACTTGTTTCCTAATGATGGATAGGGTGACCTGATGGTCCcactttgttttcttatgtctaGAGGTGATCTGAGCGTGAATTACTATCACAATGGTGGGACTTATGATATGTCGCAATTTTTCCCAGTCAATGCCAGTTTCTCTTATACCAACTGCCGTGCCTTAGAGGTGATATTCCTTCTTTTTTTAGAATTGTAATGGTTGATCCTCATTCAAGTCACTCATTAAGTTATTGAAAAGAATGGTCTACAGGTTGTAAGAGCAAGGGGAGCTGAAGGCCTGCTTGACTTTGTGATGAGCAAAACCGGCCATGGACGCTGCACTGTGTTCGATCCTCGCGTGATGCAGCACCGTGCTGCTGAGGCAAAACAACGGGCTGCTGAGGCAGAAGCTGCTGCTTTAGCTTGGCAGCAACTGCCGTGGGATAATGAAGGTGGAAATGTCTGGGAAGTGTATTGATCAGATTGTTGTGATCATGGTTTTTGcacttttgcctctcaaaccttcaCGCCTTGCCCGGCAAGAACTCCCTTGAAGATGAAGATGGAAACTTCTGGGATGTATATTGATCAGATTGTTGTGATCATGTTTTTTGcacttttgcctctcaaaccttcaTGCTCTGCCTGGCAAGAACTTCCTTGAAGTTGAAGATGGAAACTTTGTTCACCTATGATGACTCACTACTTGTATTGCGATGTCTTCATTTCCCGTTAAGCTGTCATTTTGTCGTTTGGATATGTAGTGCTAGACTACTTTGCATTTACGTTAGGCAGGTGCTCGGTTGTCCTTGACGTGCAATGTAAGGTATTTGTAGCACTTGGTTTCGATTCTGTAATACAGAATGGGCGCGTGGATGCCCTTTTCTTCTTAACAGCGGTGTACCTCATTACAGTTCTTCAAATTCGTACATTGTCATGCAATGTAAATAAGCACAGTACTTCATCTAGATTAGATTACACATGTaccccctccgttcttaaatagtcTTAGGCCCTCCTTTGCTTGGTATCGGTGTATTCCAATACAAATATGGAGGTATTTTATCTACCGGCTGGAAGCAAAATGACGGCCCGACGCGTGTATTGTTTACAGTTGTATTGCTAATGAAAACGACAATTCAATCATGGCCTCATAGTTGATTCATAGTTGATTTTCGTCGATGGATGTAGGTGTATGACGCTGTGAAATGCCAATCGTGACCTTAAAAGATTTCAATATGAGTTTTATATTGATGTGTATAGATGGCCTTTTGTAACATTGTCATAGTTTAGTTTTCTACGAATATGCTAAAGTTACCgtatctattcattgatataacgGGAGATGAAAAGTTGAAAATATAGGTATGAAATCATCTAAGCCCAAACGTATTAAGACGAAGGGATCATGTGAGCGTGCATGCAAATAGAGGGGTTGTATGTCTTCAAAGAAGAAAAAGTATATTGGACTTTACTGAAGTAAATATTTCAACATAGTAGTTCAACCGTATTCATACATGTGCATCCAACAAAGATGTACTTAGCATGACATGTCCAGAAACCGAAGAATTTTTATCATGTATTATTTTGGCGAAGCACATCCTTCATTTTTTGGAGCGGACACACCACATTTTTTCTAAATGTGCACATTCTCCATTTTATTCCTAGATCCGCGAGTGACATTTGATGTCATACGTCGTATTGAGAGCTTTTTAGACACACACATCATTAATATTTAGCCAAGAATATCATTGCACCATGGTGCATCACTTGAATGCATATAATACATAGCTATGTCAATATACATACGTACAATGTACGCTTCGCTAGCTTTCCTGATGCATTCCCTTATTGCTATCACCTAGATCATGTTGATTTGGCGTTGTCGCACGATAGTTTTTTCATATTGCTCAAGCCGCTATTTTTCAGTTGAATTGAGTTCCGCTGATTTTCGTGCACGTCTTCCTTTAGTGGTATTCGAAGAACTTGCTTATTATCAGGCATGCAAATAAAAAATGGTCAATTTTGATATAAAATAGTAGGTCTATTAATTAAGCAAGGACCCGTTTCCAACAAAAGAACATCTTGTAGGTCAGTTGGCTGTTGTCATCGGAATTCAATAGGAGATCTtgagataggtattgcgtgttcaGTAATGAGAAAATGAaggattttttaaaaaaaattatgacGAACTGATaatatctatttttttattagtaTATGTATAGGTATAGATGTCGCTGTTTTAGTATTATATTTGTACTAACTTATAATAATACatttattttgaaaagaaaaaagtAGTCCATTTCCAAAACTTTGAAAGGACCTATAGAACGAAGCTAATAGGATATAGCATAGGAATGGTTCGTCGTACATAATACTTACCCTATAGGGAACGGGAAAGTTTACCCACgacaatctatacctaataataaagcggctattgctttcgtTGAAAAACCCACcgcgacatttttataaaaaaagctTCGTCCCGTTCTGTTTTTTTCTTTAACTTATTGTAGGTGATTTTTTTAGATACATGAGGTGGTACTAATCTGTGGATGTTTTTCGTCTGTCATCCCTACATGGCCGAACTGGGCCTGGTTCATGCTTTATTACTGTCTAGCAGCAAAAAAATTATCTGCAAATAATAGTTGGAGTATTGTATTTGGCAGTCGAACTCAAGACCTCAACCCTCATAGGAAACGCAACAGCCATCTGACCCAGCTTCCAACTTCGCTACAGGACCCGTTTCCAACAAAAGAACATCTTGTAGGTCAGTTGGCTGTTGTCATCGGAATTCAATAGGAGATCTtgagataggtattgcgtgttcaGTAATGAGAAAATGAAGGATTTAAAAAAAAATGTATGACGACCTAATAATATCTATTTTTTATCAGTATATGTATAGGTATAGATGTGACTGTTTTAGTATTATATTTGTACTAACTTATAATAAtacatttattttgaaaataaaaaagtagtccatatccaaaaCTTTGAAAGGACCTATAGAACGAAGCTAATAGGATATAGCATAGGAATGGTTTGTCGTACATAATACTTACCCTATGGGGAACGGAAAAGTTTACCCACGGCAatttatacctaataataaagcggctattgcttccgttgaaaaacccaccgcggtatttttataaaaaaaacttcGTCccgttttgtttttttctttgacTTATTATAGGTGATTTTTTTAGATACATGAGGTGGTACTAATCTGTGGATGTTTTTCGTCCGTCGTCCCTACATGAGCCGAACTGGGCCTGGTTCATGCTTTATTACTGTCCAGCAGCAAAAAAATTATCTGCAAATAATAGTTGGAGTATTGTATTTGGCAGTCGAACTCAAAACCTCAACCCTCATACGGAACGCAACAGCCAGCTAACCCAGCTTCCAACTTCGCTACATGATGTGGTTAGTCCCACCTCGATTCTGTAGACTTAATCCCACCAATTAAAATACATTCAGAACTTACCTAGAATATCGACAAGTCACCACGAGAACCAAGAAATAAAAAAGCGAGAAGAAAGACTCGATGAAGGAGGCTAATTAAATAAGATGGAGGAGGGATATACGCTCATGTTGATTATTAGTTTCCTAATTAAATGGGATTAGTGAGGAAGAAGGAAGACTCTATACAAGAGGCTAAATAAATGAGAAGAATAAAGGGACATGCACTCTGATTGGCTGAATAAATGAGAAGAATGCCACTCTGATTGGCTTCCTAATTGAACGGGGTTGAGAAGGGACATGCACTCTCGTTGGCTGTTGGCTTCCTAATGACTTTCAGTTCTAAAAATTTGTTGAGCTATCAATGAAAGCTGCAACCTCAAAATTTCATGTCAGTTCTACTTTAGATGAAACACCACTTCTATTTCTACAATGTTGCCTTCTTACTATTTGAAAAATAAACTATTGTACTTTATAGAACTGAATCATGTGTGCAATAATGGTTGTTGACTAGCAAATTTTTGTAAAGGCTTTccaaaaaagtaaattcattcTTTGAACCATAATTGAGAAGATTATGTAAGAGAGGGTCATTAGCAATTGTTGCGATACACTTAGAGTCGTTGCTCGCTTTCACTCCGTCGCGAAGCACGAACGTATATATTTGGAAGAAGGAGAGCATTACCATTCAACTGACTAAAAGATTAACCTATTAATTTATTTTCAAGTGGAATTACCCGGTTAGTATTTAATAAATAACTTTAAACTAGCTATTATTTTTAAAATGTACTGTCATCTTGAAATACTAGAGGATGTGTATTGGGGTCTCGAGTCATGTTTATTGGGCTGGGGTATGtgatatttttttttcttctgttgcaAAGCACGGGCATATTTGCTATAGCTGATAATATTGTtagcccgttgcaacgcacgggaatTTGTACTAGTACTTACCTATGGGGTAAGAGCAACACGAGCCGTTTGTCCTCCCAACGCATCCGGCGAATCCTTTTGGCGTTGCACCGATGCTTTTTTTGTCTTGGGGATAAACGAGTTTCTAACCACGCCTCTAGGTTTCGGGTCCCAGACGTCAATTAATTCAAACTTGTCTGTCCCACTGTTAAAAAGACGTCACTAGTTCGGTGAACATCATGTCGCAAGTCGGCGCCATCAAACACACCCAATAGTTCGACGATCAAAAGGAAGGGATCATAGACATGAAATGAATCAAATGGCCGGCTTGGCGTAGTGCGGCTCCTCTGCCGCGCGAGTGGCCGGGGTCGGGCTCGGCGTCGTTGTAGTCGGGCTCGTCGGCAGCATAGTCGAGCTCGTCAACGGCGTGGTTTGTGTGCTCGGTCTGGGCGTCGTCGTTGGTGTTGCCGTCATGGTCGTCGCCGACACGGGCATCTCGTTTAAGATGAGGCCACGCTTCGCGAGGTACCACGCCTTCACTTGCTCGTCCATTGTCGATATGTCTGTCGTCATCAAGAACGCCAGGTCGGTATTCCTCCTCTTTGCGGCGACGTTGGTCCTCAGAAGGTCGAGCTTGACATCCTACTTCATCATCAACGTCGACCACCGCGCATCGGATTTTTTCTTGCTCTTGGCGGCGTTGTTCTTGACGTCGGTGATGCTTCGCTCGATCGAAGATTGCAGCCATTCGGAAGTGGGCGCCGCGTCCCTCGCCGCCCTAGCTTTTTTGGTGCCACCGGGCGCCCTTCTACCGCAGCCAGGGCAGACACGTCCGGGTTGTAGGTCTCCTTGGCCTTGGCGAGAGCGAGCCGAACTTCCCTTCACTTCTGGCACGACTCGATCCTGGAGAACACGTGAAGGAActtgaactcttggtcattgttgtCTTGGCGATACATGGCGAACATCCGAACCATCTGCACAACCGTGGAAAAAACGGATTGGCAAAGTACACGGTGACACGATGAACTTGGTCGACGAACTATGTCCATACCCGACCCTCGACGTTGGCGCCGCCTTCCGGGCGAGCAGCGACCTCCTCGATGTTCCCATGCCACTTGTTGCATGCCGTCTGGATCATCGCCGACTGGTTCGTCATGGCCTTGTAGTCGCGGTCCATGTGGATGTTGGCGAAGTCGGGGTCG
This region includes:
- the LOC123451947 gene encoding coatomer subunit delta-1-like isoform X2; the protein is MNVHGLVSSKWPNLASSCTGQIGGSSVDRLEVEGNSRLRRRRQDESRLHLYAPPPPPRAGPPPGAAASRSKMTGCSLSQVEKEMEGINSQPKVLSPSMEMAVYNSSKLQMEVKGEKPKEHDIIKISLDEEMEVEFQGFTGIVIGLHLSSKMAVSFPPNSDRFVQFELRKIFDLELNSHPYIDKDLLRTLWHVKPKSTEEPFRTGPDDILKWNQSVFVYPPAPMLKVTADANPSVKESEGLVFSVLGVPYTYTGQSPLQDLVITVPLPRVDESGQPRRVVKTYIWHNVGTHVERADSIEWHLGSINDSNHRL
- the LOC123451947 gene encoding coatomer subunit delta-1-like isoform X1 gives rise to the protein MNVHGLVSSKWPNLASSCTGQIGGSSVDRLEVEGNSRLRRRRQDESRLHLYAPPPPPRAGPPPGAAASRSKMTGCSLSQVEKEMEGINSQPKVLSPSMEMAVYNSSKLQMEVKGEKPKEHDIIKISLDEEMEVEFQGFTGIVIGLHLSSKMAVSFPPNSDRFVQFELRKIFDLELNSHPYIDKDLLRTLWHVKPKSTEEPFRTGPDDILKWNQSVFVYPPAPMLKVTADANPSVKESEGLVFSVLGVPYTYTGQSPLQDLVITVPLPRVDESGQPRRVVKTYIWHNVGTHVERADSIEWHLGSINDSNHRGDLSVNYYHNGGTYDMSQFFPVNASFSYTNCRALEVVRARGAEGLLDFVMSKTGHGRCTVFDPRVMQHRAAEAKQRAAEAEAAALAWQQLPWDNEGGNVWEVY